A region from the Flavobacteriales bacterium genome encodes:
- a CDS encoding group 1 truncated hemoglobin codes for MNTKLSTALLSALCCGMLLSGCKKDEEEPPAPNPSPTPTIYQRLGGTALVDDPANTGTMIETGYLGLRSVVDSTIFVIAADPGLQPYFAVLLAEVGGGNTTNLAILSENLTEFFAVATGAQNFSYTGMNMVDAHNPATNNRMTGLVTDGAYDEFIQDLVIGAAQNNVPSDIVTDIGALVETLRGDIVQM; via the coding sequence ATGAACACGAAACTCTCCACCGCCCTGCTTTCAGCGCTCTGCTGCGGCATGCTCCTCTCCGGTTGCAAAAAAGATGAGGAAGAACCCCCAGCACCGAACCCGTCCCCAACCCCCACCATTTATCAGCGCTTGGGTGGAACGGCTCTCGTGGATGACCCTGCGAACACCGGCACCATGATCGAGACCGGTTATCTGGGATTGCGCTCAGTAGTTGACAGTACCATCTTCGTCATTGCCGCTGACCCTGGTCTTCAACCCTACTTCGCCGTGCTACTGGCGGAAGTCGGCGGCGGGAACACCACGAACCTTGCGATCCTCAGCGAGAACCTTACCGAGTTCTTCGCAGTGGCTACAGGGGCCCAGAATTTCAGCTACACCGGCATGAACATGGTGGATGCGCACAACCCCGCCACCAACAACCGCATGACCGGACTGGTGACGGACGGCGCATACGATGAGTTCATCCAGGACCTGGTGATCGGTGCAGCGCAGAACAACGTGCCAAGCGACATCGTGACGGACATCGGTGCGCTGGTGGAAACGCTCAGGGGCGACATTGTACAGATGTGA
- a CDS encoding sigma-70 family RNA polymerase sigma factor, whose product MNPEADKGGVLLTAVQQGDQDAFGRLYDQYSAAIHGVVLRIVGSSEHAEEVLQDTFVKIWRSARSYDAAKGRAFTWMVNIARNTAIDLVRTKQYQNSEAIRTLDKHVYRLGSDEERARLDNLGIDKVLGKLKPELREMIDLAYYQGYSQQEIADATGIALGTVKSRTRTALLELREALKELA is encoded by the coding sequence ATGAACCCGGAAGCCGATAAAGGCGGGGTGTTGCTGACCGCAGTGCAGCAAGGCGACCAGGACGCCTTCGGGAGGCTCTATGACCAGTACAGCGCCGCCATCCACGGTGTGGTGCTGCGCATTGTGGGCAGTAGCGAGCACGCGGAGGAAGTGTTGCAGGACACCTTCGTGAAGATCTGGCGCAGCGCGCGCAGCTACGACGCGGCCAAGGGGCGCGCCTTCACTTGGATGGTGAACATCGCACGGAACACCGCCATCGACCTCGTGCGCACCAAGCAGTACCAGAACAGCGAAGCGATCCGCACGCTGGACAAACACGTATATCGGTTGGGCAGCGATGAAGAGCGTGCCCGCCTGGACAACCTGGGGATCGATAAGGTGCTTGGCAAGTTGAAGCCCGAACTGCGCGAGATGATCGACCTCGCCTACTACCAAGGATACTCGCAACAGGAGATCGCCGATGCAACGGGCATTGCCTTGGGCACGGTGAAGTCCAGGACGCGCACTGCACTGCTCGAACTCAGGGAAGCACTCAAGGAACTGGCATGA
- a CDS encoding DUF4129 domain-containing protein: MFLRSYIVFAVVVLARPCAAQQGTVDSLVNAILMEQDAASGDTCASEWAGIDTLLPEHEAMVFDDAELAALRAQERYQYERDVREAPNWWDHFWEWVKDWFSGLFNWLEDATGWDVEYWFWDNIWLLICGAALVLVAWHMRKRMFSAVFGKAPAVIGSVRTLEEDITADDLPQQLAAAEQAGEWRRALRLQYLLVLRHLVDTGAIEWKPERTDRDYQDLLREEDQRQRFARLSFIFKWVWYGEALLDRNQYERLSAGFQDFRNRRAA, translated from the coding sequence TTGTTCCTGCGTTCATACATAGTGTTCGCTGTGGTCGTGCTGGCCAGGCCATGCGCTGCACAGCAGGGCACGGTGGACAGCTTGGTGAACGCCATCCTCATGGAGCAGGATGCCGCGAGCGGGGATACATGCGCCAGTGAGTGGGCGGGGATCGACACACTGCTGCCGGAGCACGAGGCGATGGTCTTCGATGATGCCGAACTCGCAGCGCTGCGCGCCCAGGAACGCTACCAGTACGAACGCGATGTGCGTGAAGCCCCAAACTGGTGGGACCACTTCTGGGAGTGGGTGAAGGACTGGTTCAGCGGTCTGTTCAATTGGCTGGAGGATGCAACCGGCTGGGATGTTGAGTACTGGTTCTGGGACAACATCTGGTTGCTGATCTGCGGAGCGGCCCTTGTGCTGGTTGCTTGGCACATGCGCAAGCGGATGTTCAGTGCGGTCTTCGGCAAGGCGCCAGCTGTGATCGGCTCGGTGCGGACACTGGAGGAAGACATCACCGCCGACGACCTGCCCCAGCAGCTGGCCGCGGCCGAACAGGCTGGTGAATGGCGCCGTGCACTTCGCTTGCAGTACCTCCTCGTGCTGCGTCATCTGGTCGATACAGGCGCCATTGAGTGGAAGCCTGAGCGCACAGACCGCGATTACCAGGACCTGTTGCGCGAGGAAGACCAGCGACAACGTTTCGCCCGGCTTTCGTTCATCTTCAAGTGGGTGTGGTACGGCGAGGCGCTGCTTGACCGCAACCAGTACGAACGACTGAGCGCAGGCTTCCAGGACTTCCGTAACCGCCGCGCCGCATGA
- a CDS encoding MoxR family ATPase, with amino-acid sequence MQDQQPTDPNTGTPLPRQVVTNTVEGPPPVVSSSTTEYTPSVPLSELQSAVGKVRAEVRKVIVGQERIMDLLLIAMLSDGHVLIEGAPGLAKTLTAKLLAKAVQTNFSRIQFTPDLMPSDVIGTSVFDPRTTAFEFRPGPIFSNIVLVDEINRAPAKTQAALFEVMEERQITADGRTHIMGKPFMIVATQNPIEQEGTYRLPEAQLDRFFMKIEVGYPTVDQEAAILTRYSSGSEHLSTAAVEPVLSPAELEHARGLARAVRCEEKLIRYIAAVVDQTRNDHALMLGASPRASLAILMGAKSAAAIDGRDFVTPEDIRFVMPHVLRHRIMLTPEREMEGLTPDSIIERLVQKIEVPR; translated from the coding sequence ATGCAAGACCAGCAACCCACCGACCCCAACACCGGCACACCACTGCCACGACAAGTCGTCACCAATACCGTGGAAGGCCCGCCGCCAGTGGTCTCTTCCTCCACCACCGAGTACACCCCCAGCGTTCCCCTGAGCGAACTGCAAAGCGCCGTAGGCAAGGTGCGGGCGGAAGTGCGCAAGGTGATCGTGGGGCAGGAGCGCATTATGGACCTGCTCCTCATTGCCATGCTGAGCGATGGGCACGTGCTCATTGAGGGTGCTCCCGGGCTGGCGAAGACGCTCACCGCGAAGCTGCTTGCCAAGGCAGTGCAGACCAACTTCAGCCGCATCCAGTTCACCCCGGACCTGATGCCCAGCGATGTGATCGGTACCAGCGTGTTCGATCCGCGCACCACAGCATTCGAGTTCCGGCCGGGGCCCATCTTCAGCAACATCGTGCTGGTGGACGAGATCAACCGTGCGCCGGCCAAGACGCAGGCCGCGCTTTTTGAAGTGATGGAGGAGCGGCAGATCACCGCCGATGGCCGCACGCACATCATGGGCAAACCGTTCATGATCGTGGCCACGCAGAACCCCATTGAGCAGGAAGGCACGTACCGGCTGCCCGAAGCGCAGCTGGACCGCTTCTTCATGAAGATCGAAGTGGGCTACCCTACCGTGGACCAGGAAGCGGCCATCCTGACGCGCTACAGCAGCGGCAGCGAGCACCTGAGCACGGCGGCCGTGGAGCCCGTCCTCTCCCCTGCCGAGTTGGAGCATGCCCGTGGTTTGGCGCGCGCGGTGCGTTGCGAGGAGAAGCTCATCCGGTACATAGCCGCCGTGGTGGACCAGACACGCAACGACCACGCACTGATGCTCGGTGCGAGCCCCCGTGCATCATTGGCCATCCTCATGGGCGCAAAGAGCGCGGCCGCCATCGACGGCCGCGACTTCGTGACGCCGGAGGACATCCGCTTCGTGATGCCGCATGTGTTGCGCCATCGCATCATGCTCACACCCGAACGCGAGATGGAAGGCCTCACACCTGACAGCATCATCGAACGCTTGGTGCAAAAGATCGAAGTGCCCCGGTGA
- a CDS encoding DUF58 domain-containing protein translates to MKRLWRSFFITRRGFIIGWLLVGLFVAGWFSAPLFGLARALGLGLLIAMGLELLVLYRARNGIVGERHTYAKWSNGDENPVTIHLRSRYGVPVRVRVLDELPVQFQRRDLVFSGTLAAGGELRFPYAVRPVKRGVYGYGAINVLTSVLIGLVERRFVLEAGKEVAVYPSFLQLRKYELLAISDKLTMAGIKRIRRLAQHVEFDRIKEYVPGDDRRTVNWKATARRGRLMVNLYQDERSQQVFSLIDLGRVMKMPFEGLSLLDYAINASLVISNIAMHKEDKAGLITFSNKVDTVLRASRQRGQMEKILEQLYAQRTDHMETDMEALYATVKVNITQRSLLLLFTNYESVNALRRQLTFLQRLSRTHLLVVIFFQNTELEDDLKARPTNTVELYSHTITEKHLYEKRLIVKELEGHGIASILTRPQDLTVNVVNKYLEIKARGAL, encoded by the coding sequence GTGAAACGTCTCTGGCGTTCGTTCTTCATCACCCGTCGCGGGTTCATCATCGGCTGGTTGCTGGTGGGGCTGTTCGTTGCCGGCTGGTTCAGCGCACCGCTCTTCGGCCTTGCGCGGGCCCTGGGCCTCGGCCTGCTCATCGCCATGGGCCTGGAACTGCTGGTGCTCTATCGCGCGCGGAACGGCATCGTGGGCGAAAGGCACACCTATGCCAAGTGGAGCAACGGCGACGAGAACCCGGTGACGATCCACTTGCGCAGCCGCTACGGTGTGCCGGTCCGTGTGCGTGTGCTGGACGAACTGCCGGTGCAGTTCCAACGCCGCGACCTGGTGTTCAGCGGCACATTGGCCGCGGGCGGTGAACTCCGGTTCCCCTATGCCGTTCGACCTGTCAAGCGCGGGGTTTACGGCTACGGCGCCATCAACGTGCTCACGAGCGTGCTCATCGGACTGGTCGAGCGCCGGTTCGTACTTGAAGCCGGCAAGGAAGTGGCCGTGTACCCCAGCTTCCTTCAACTGCGCAAGTACGAGCTGCTCGCCATCAGCGACAAGCTCACCATGGCGGGCATCAAGCGCATCCGAAGGTTGGCGCAGCACGTTGAGTTCGATCGCATCAAGGAATACGTACCCGGCGACGACCGCCGCACAGTGAACTGGAAAGCCACCGCACGGCGCGGTCGTTTGATGGTGAACCTCTATCAGGACGAACGGAGCCAACAGGTTTTCTCGCTCATCGACCTGGGGCGCGTGATGAAAATGCCGTTCGAAGGCCTGAGCCTGTTGGACTACGCCATCAACGCCAGCTTGGTGATCAGCAACATCGCCATGCACAAGGAAGACAAGGCGGGGCTCATCACCTTCAGCAACAAGGTGGACACCGTGCTGCGGGCCAGCCGCCAACGCGGCCAGATGGAGAAAATCCTGGAGCAGCTCTACGCGCAGCGCACCGACCACATGGAGACCGACATGGAGGCGCTGTACGCCACCGTGAAGGTGAACATCACGCAACGCAGCTTGCTTCTGCTCTTCACGAACTACGAGAGCGTGAACGCGCTGCGGCGCCAGCTGACCTTCCTGCAGCGGCTATCACGAACACACTTGCTCGTGGTCATCTTCTTCCAGAACACCGAACTGGAGGACGATCTGAAGGCGCGGCCGACAAACACCGTTGAACTCTACTCCCACACCATCACGGAAAAGCACCTTTACGAGAAGCGCCTCATCGTGAAGGAACTCGAAGGCCATGGCATCGCCAGCATCCTCACCCGGCCACAGGACCTCACGGTGAACGTCGTCAATAAGTACCTGGAGATCAAAGCGCGTGGAGCGCTGTGA
- a CDS encoding CPBP family intramembrane metalloprotease: protein MEEADPAPQGPAPCAMCGAPMRDGVSFCSACGSPVGTRPTRDGWKDTKRFFLAFGLIAAYILGSYFVSIWEDYKAVLAFDLGFFLLVVFMALVFGRTLFASLKPKALSVPRALSYLGLQAMLTLFVLITMPWIIDLFDLEDQDYSTIFLWSPFPLALSLVSTAVFPALTEELAFRGILFLQLDRLSGTQAAIMVTGILFAFVHFSMLSMYWLLLAGLLYGWVRAREGHLWVGVVLHMLHNATVVVLEFAG from the coding sequence ATGGAGGAAGCCGACCCGGCCCCACAAGGACCTGCACCGTGCGCTATGTGCGGTGCACCCATGCGCGATGGTGTTTCTTTCTGTTCGGCCTGTGGAAGTCCTGTGGGGACGAGGCCTACGCGCGATGGCTGGAAGGACACCAAGCGGTTCTTCCTCGCCTTCGGACTGATAGCCGCGTACATCCTCGGAAGCTATTTCGTCAGCATCTGGGAGGACTACAAAGCCGTGCTGGCCTTCGACCTCGGGTTCTTCCTGTTGGTGGTTTTCATGGCACTGGTCTTCGGACGGACCTTGTTCGCTTCGCTGAAGCCGAAGGCCTTGTCCGTTCCGCGTGCGCTATCGTACCTCGGTTTGCAGGCCATGTTGACGCTCTTCGTACTGATCACCATGCCGTGGATCATAGACCTATTCGACCTCGAAGACCAGGACTACTCGACGATCTTCCTGTGGTCGCCGTTCCCGCTAGCGCTTTCCCTCGTGTCAACGGCTGTGTTCCCTGCGCTCACCGAAGAGCTGGCTTTCCGCGGCATCCTCTTCCTTCAGTTGGATCGCTTGAGCGGCACCCAAGCGGCCATCATGGTCACGGGCATCCTGTTCGCTTTCGTGCACTTCAGCATGCTGAGCATGTACTGGCTTCTGCTTGCCGGACTGCTCTACGGTTGGGTGCGCGCCCGCGAAGGCCACCTCTGGGTGGGCGTGGTGCTGCACATGCTCCACAACGCCACCGTTGTAGTACTGGAATTCGCCGGTTGA
- a CDS encoding T9SS type A sorting domain-containing protein, with protein sequence MNSTGPAPGNGGGVHITGPGSATITGGLVQGNTATTEGGGLWNGTGSMTVNGTVITGNTASGALADQGGGGLFNLKGTLTVQGGTTIINNMATGAAGSGGGIMNDSTATLVVLNSTITGNSATRAGGGIEMFAKAGQTATATLTNVAISGNNTGASPGNGGGVHITGPGNMTVTSCTVTNNTAAAEGGGLWNGSGTMVVDACIITNNAASGAPADQGGGGLFNNGGILTVQNGTWVMDNIANGAAGSGGGILNDIGGQLSVSNSNIVGNSAVRAGGGIEQNAAGSMLMLMNVALDSNSTGPAPGNGGGLHITGPGGATVTGGTVNGNTATTEGGGLWNGTGSMTVIGTTINGNTAAGALADQGGGGIFNLKGTLTVQNGTTISNNSATGAAGSGGGIMNDSTATLVLLNSTITGNSATRAGGGIEFFAKAGQTATATLTNVIIGGNSTGASPGNGGGVHITGPGNMTVTSCTVTNNAAAAEGGGLWNGSGTMTIDDCDIMGNVAHGSVNPAMPNSALDLQGGGGIFNNLGTVNIVNSIGATVITGNTADGATFGSGGGILSVGGSFNITGATISMNETVRAGGGIENGASMMSITNSVVNDNDCSLAGAIAAATPGNGGGIHVTGAGTMTVTTCTVDGNAAGNEGGGLWGSGTGTLTVVRSTASNNMAPDGGGLFLQAGPTGVLNMNYSTSSGNSATNGGGVQVEGGTLNITGSTIAANSATTGGGVNVIATAVNVNSALIGDNSATTGPDFNGAFATADFTLLENSSGATGISNGVNGNIVGSDPGLLALASNSGSTMTHALGCGSPAINAGNPLDASPDQRALPVFGAARDIGAYEVQSAFNTATLTINTDDFGSETTWEVRTEPDNVLVASGGPYMDTPGGTVETGNICLSAGCYDLIVMDAGGDGITGGGFVLTDGTGLRIIDANGDFGSMSTSPNEWCVPIGPTFVKPNWCDRTDLVRNDFIYCQGVAGATGYQFWFFDPHGSYSRRILKPTTQCRLNFQTSPLPLNFDLNVRVRPLVGGNYQEFGKACRIRLDDGMMRSVEFGTDAPHLSMYPNPNRENTLFIVIDNLSEESTTAQIDVFDAMGKRVLGQQTATGGGTLKTALSLGGDFGTGMYLVQVLVDGELFTERFIRE encoded by the coding sequence ATGAACAGCACAGGACCGGCACCCGGCAACGGTGGCGGCGTGCACATCACCGGCCCGGGCAGCGCGACCATCACCGGGGGGCTGGTGCAGGGCAATACCGCCACCACTGAAGGAGGCGGATTGTGGAACGGCACAGGAAGCATGACCGTGAACGGTACCGTGATCACCGGTAACACGGCATCCGGTGCCCTGGCAGACCAAGGCGGTGGAGGCCTCTTCAACCTGAAAGGAACCTTGACCGTGCAGGGCGGAACCACCATCATCAACAACATGGCCACTGGCGCTGCGGGCAGCGGTGGCGGTATCATGAACGATAGCACGGCCACCTTGGTGGTATTGAACAGCACGATCACTGGCAATAGCGCCACACGCGCAGGCGGCGGCATCGAAATGTTCGCGAAGGCAGGGCAAACGGCAACCGCAACGCTCACCAACGTGGCCATAAGCGGAAACAACACTGGAGCTTCTCCGGGCAACGGAGGTGGTGTCCACATAACCGGTCCGGGCAACATGACGGTGACCAGTTGCACTGTTACCAACAACACGGCCGCGGCCGAAGGCGGCGGGCTTTGGAACGGTAGTGGGACCATGGTGGTGGATGCATGCATCATCACCAACAACGCCGCAAGCGGTGCACCGGCTGACCAGGGCGGTGGCGGCCTGTTCAACAACGGCGGCATCCTAACGGTGCAGAACGGTACTTGGGTGATGGACAACATCGCCAACGGCGCAGCAGGTAGCGGCGGAGGTATCCTCAACGACATTGGCGGTCAGCTCAGCGTGAGCAACAGCAACATCGTGGGCAACAGCGCCGTGCGCGCTGGCGGTGGTATTGAGCAGAATGCGGCGGGTTCCATGCTCATGCTGATGAACGTGGCCCTGGACAGCAACAGCACCGGGCCCGCCCCCGGGAACGGAGGCGGCCTGCACATCACCGGTCCTGGCGGCGCGACCGTCACGGGCGGTACCGTGAACGGCAACACAGCAACCACCGAAGGAGGCGGCCTCTGGAACGGAACAGGCAGTATGACGGTGATCGGCACCACCATCAACGGCAACACCGCAGCCGGTGCGCTGGCCGACCAAGGTGGCGGCGGCATCTTCAATCTGAAGGGAACGTTGACGGTGCAGAACGGAACGACCATATCGAACAACTCGGCAACAGGAGCGGCCGGCAGCGGTGGCGGCATCATGAACGATAGCACGGCCACCTTGGTGCTGCTGAACAGCACGATCACCGGCAATAGCGCCACGCGCGCAGGGGGCGGGATCGAGTTCTTTGCCAAAGCGGGGCAAACCGCAACGGCGACGCTCACCAACGTGATCATCGGTGGCAACAGCACTGGTGCTTCCCCGGGCAACGGAGGTGGTGTGCACATCACGGGTCCCGGGAACATGACGGTGACGAGCTGCACCGTGACCAACAACGCGGCAGCGGCCGAAGGCGGCGGGCTCTGGAACGGCAGCGGCACCATGACCATTGACGACTGCGACATCATGGGCAACGTGGCACACGGCTCCGTGAACCCGGCCATGCCCAACAGTGCGCTGGACCTGCAAGGCGGCGGCGGCATCTTCAACAACCTGGGCACCGTGAACATCGTTAACTCCATAGGGGCAACGGTGATCACAGGCAACACAGCGGACGGCGCCACGTTCGGCAGCGGCGGAGGGATCCTCTCCGTTGGCGGTTCCTTCAACATCACGGGCGCCACCATCAGCATGAACGAGACCGTGCGTGCCGGTGGCGGTATAGAGAACGGCGCATCGATGATGAGCATCACCAACTCGGTGGTGAACGACAACGACTGCTCGCTGGCAGGCGCGATCGCGGCGGCCACGCCAGGCAATGGTGGCGGCATCCACGTCACAGGCGCAGGCACCATGACGGTGACCACTTGCACGGTGGACGGCAACGCGGCCGGTAACGAGGGCGGTGGCCTTTGGGGGTCCGGCACCGGCACCTTGACGGTGGTGCGCAGCACGGCCAGCAACAACATGGCGCCCGATGGTGGCGGTCTCTTCCTGCAAGCTGGGCCAACGGGCGTTCTGAACATGAACTACAGCACGTCTTCCGGCAATTCAGCAACCAATGGCGGTGGCGTGCAGGTTGAAGGCGGTACGCTCAACATCACGGGCAGCACGATTGCCGCGAACTCGGCAACGACCGGTGGCGGCGTGAATGTGATCGCCACTGCGGTGAACGTGAACAGCGCGCTCATCGGTGACAACAGCGCAACCACCGGCCCGGACTTCAACGGTGCCTTCGCGACTGCCGACTTCACATTGCTGGAGAATAGCAGCGGTGCCACGGGCATCAGCAACGGCGTGAACGGGAACATCGTTGGTAGCGATCCCGGGCTATTGGCATTGGCCAGCAACAGCGGCAGCACTATGACCCACGCTCTTGGCTGTGGAAGTCCGGCGATCAATGCCGGGAACCCGCTCGACGCTTCACCGGACCAGCGTGCATTGCCCGTCTTCGGTGCAGCGCGCGATATCGGGGCGTACGAGGTGCAGTCGGCGTTCAATACGGCAACCCTGACCATCAACACCGATGACTTCGGCAGCGAAACCACCTGGGAGGTACGGACCGAACCCGACAATGTCTTGGTTGCCAGCGGAGGTCCTTACATGGACACGCCCGGCGGAACAGTGGAGACCGGGAACATCTGCCTCTCGGCCGGTTGCTACGACCTGATCGTGATGGACGCCGGTGGGGATGGCATCACTGGCGGTGGTTTTGTACTGACCGATGGCACGGGCTTGCGCATTATCGATGCTAACGGCGATTTCGGCAGCATGAGCACCTCGCCCAACGAATGGTGCGTGCCCATAGGGCCCACTTTCGTGAAGCCCAACTGGTGCGACCGCACCGATCTGGTGCGCAACGACTTCATCTACTGCCAGGGCGTTGCCGGGGCAACGGGCTACCAGTTCTGGTTCTTCGATCCGCACGGCTCGTACAGCCGCCGCATCCTGAAGCCCACCACCCAGTGCCGCTTGAACTTCCAGACCTCGCCCCTGCCGTTGAACTTCGACCTGAACGTGCGCGTGCGCCCGCTCGTGGGTGGCAACTACCAGGAGTTCGGCAAGGCCTGTCGCATCCGCTTGGATGATGGCATGATGCGCTCGGTGGAGTTCGGCACTGATGCTCCGCACCTGAGCATGTACCCCAACCCCAACCGGGAGAACACGCTGTTCATCGTCATCGACAACCTGAGCGAGGAAAGCACCACCGCCCAGATCGACGTGTTCGATGCCATGGGCAAGCGTGTGCTCGGCCAACAGACCGCTACGGGAGGAGGTACCTTGAAGACAGCCTTGAGCCTCGGTGGGGACTTCGGCACAGGCATGTACTTGGTGCAGGTCCTTGTGGACGGGGAGCTCTTCACCGAGCGCTTCATCCGCGAGTAA
- a CDS encoding anti-sigma factor has protein sequence MTAAEIIASGLLEAHVLGQTSASEAALVEMLRRENAEVRAELDSLERALEAMAEHSAKPAPLRTRAAVMNTIEAKDRATVVRMKPATSGGSVKWLAAASVAALFVSGIGNWMLYSKVGTMEQQIAVMQNDRTVLAEQMEVQRTAMEASNAQLAVVLDPHKRMVALGGVGTTLDAKARIFWDEKTNDVYMDVLSLPEPPAGKQYQLWALAGGVPIDAGMFDSKDGAAQVQRMKSIPDAQAFAVTLEAEGGVPSPTLEAMVLLGNV, from the coding sequence ATGACCGCCGCGGAGATCATAGCATCGGGCCTGTTGGAGGCGCATGTGCTGGGGCAGACCAGTGCAAGCGAAGCCGCGCTCGTGGAGATGCTTCGCCGCGAGAATGCCGAGGTGCGCGCCGAATTGGACAGCCTTGAGCGCGCCCTGGAAGCCATGGCCGAACACAGTGCGAAGCCGGCTCCTTTGCGCACCCGTGCGGCCGTGATGAACACCATTGAGGCTAAGGACAGGGCGACCGTGGTTCGCATGAAGCCCGCGACTTCCGGCGGTAGCGTGAAATGGTTGGCAGCCGCCAGCGTTGCAGCGTTGTTCGTGAGCGGCATCGGCAACTGGATGTTGTATTCCAAGGTGGGCACCATGGAACAGCAGATAGCCGTAATGCAGAACGATCGCACCGTGCTGGCCGAACAAATGGAAGTGCAACGCACCGCCATGGAAGCCAGCAACGCGCAACTGGCCGTGGTGCTCGACCCGCACAAGCGCATGGTGGCGTTGGGCGGCGTCGGCACCACGCTCGACGCCAAGGCGCGCATCTTCTGGGACGAGAAGACCAACGACGTGTACATGGACGTCCTCTCGTTGCCTGAACCACCAGCAGGCAAACAATACCAGCTCTGGGCCTTGGCCGGTGGAGTGCCCATCGATGCCGGCATGTTCGACAGCAAGGACGGCGCAGCCCAAGTGCAGCGCATGAAATCCATCCCCGATGCCCAGGCATTCGCGGTTACGCTGGAAGCTGAAGGCGGCGTGCCGTCGCCTACGCTGGAAGCCATGGTGCTTCTCGGCAACGTGTAA
- a CDS encoding stage II sporulation protein M codes for MREAAFINRNKTKWQRLEKAAEGLDRLSADEANDLYVELTDDLSYARTFYPNSNVTSYLNGVSARVHQMLHRNERTDRNRFLRFWKEEVPLAMAATRPQLLVSAVIFLVFLGVGVLSVFHDFTFVRLMMGDEYVNMTLENIRNGRPMDVYGSMDQGDMFMFITVNNIRVSMFMFALGLFTSFAPGFLLWREGIRIGSFIGMMFSEGVGHVSILTIMVHGTLELSALMIAGAAGITLGNGMIFPGTHTRMESFLRGAKLGLKVVMGLVPIFILAGFLESFVTRHAPVMNDWVSITIISLSAAFILWYFVIHPYHVERRTRAVAPSARL; via the coding sequence ATGCGCGAGGCTGCTTTCATCAACCGCAACAAGACCAAGTGGCAGCGTCTGGAAAAGGCTGCCGAAGGCCTGGACAGGCTCAGTGCGGACGAGGCGAACGACCTGTACGTCGAGTTGACCGACGACCTGAGCTACGCGCGGACGTTCTACCCGAACAGCAACGTAACCAGTTACCTGAACGGCGTGAGCGCGCGAGTGCACCAAATGCTGCACCGGAACGAGCGCACCGACCGCAACAGGTTCCTTCGGTTCTGGAAGGAAGAGGTACCTCTGGCGATGGCAGCAACAAGACCGCAGCTTCTGGTGTCGGCGGTCATCTTCCTGGTCTTTCTGGGCGTCGGCGTCCTGAGCGTCTTCCACGATTTCACGTTCGTTAGGCTGATGATGGGCGATGAATACGTGAACATGACCCTGGAGAACATCCGCAACGGACGGCCCATGGACGTGTATGGTTCGATGGACCAAGGCGACATGTTCATGTTCATCACGGTGAACAACATCCGGGTATCCATGTTCATGTTCGCGCTGGGCTTGTTCACCTCGTTCGCTCCGGGTTTCCTGCTTTGGCGTGAAGGCATCCGCATCGGCTCGTTCATCGGCATGATGTTCAGCGAGGGTGTTGGGCATGTGAGCATCCTCACCATCATGGTGCACGGCACATTGGAACTGAGCGCGCTGATGATCGCCGGAGCTGCGGGCATCACGCTCGGCAACGGCATGATATTCCCCGGCACGCACACCCGCATGGAGAGCTTCCTGCGGGGCGCCAAGCTTGGCCTTAAGGTGGTCATGGGCCTGGTGCCCATCTTCATTTTGGCCGGTTTCCTCGAGAGTTTCGTCACGCGCCATGCCCCGGTGATGAACGACTGGGTGAGCATCACCATCATCAGCCTCTCGGCCGCCTTCATCCTGTGGTATTTCGTCATCCACCCCTACCATGTCGAACGCCGCACCCGTGCAGTTGCGCCAAGTGCGCGACTTTGA